In Mycolicibacterium aubagnense, the DNA window TGGTCGTTCTGCCCGTGCAGGGCCAGCAATTCGGTGGTGAACGTCGCCAACGATTTCGCCGGCACGCTCCGACCACCCAGGAACGCCCGTGACGGCCCGTCCTTGCTCACCGACCGCGCGGCGATGACGCTGCCGTCGTCGTCACGGTCGGCACCGGAAGCTTCCAGAATCTCGTCGACCCGTTCGGACACGCCGTCACCGAGTTCCGTTGTGGTGAAACGACCTTCGACGACAGCCCGGGCAGAGCCGGAGCGCACCCGGCTGGGATCGGCACGTGCGCCGCCCAGCAGATGCAGGCTGGTGACCACCATCGTCTTACCCGTACCGGTCTCGCCGGTCAGCACAGTCAGGCCACGGCCGAATTCGGCAGTGGCCGCACTGATGGCGCCGAGCGCCTCGATGCGAATCTCGGTCAGCATTACTGGCCGCGCCACCCTTTCACCGGCAACCGGAATTTGCGCACCAAACGGTCGGAGAACGGGGCGCTGTCGAGCCGAACCCATTTCAGCGAGACATCACAGCGCGTGACCTCCAGCCGGCCGCCGGCCGGGACCACCATCTGGCGACGGCCATCGCAGAACACCATGGCGTCATTGTTGCCCGCTTCGACCTCGATCGCGATCGATGCGTCGGGGCTGGTCACCATCGGACGGGCGAACAGCGCGTGAGCATTGTTGGGTACCACCAGGATTGCTTCGAGGTCCGGCCACAGGATCGGGCCGCCCGCGGAGAAGGCATAGGCCGTCGACCCGGTAGGCGCCGAGACCAGCACACCGTCACAACCGAACGCCGACACCGGACGGCCGTCGACCTCCAGCACCACACTCAGCACACCGAACCGGCTGCTCTTCTCCAGACTCGCTTCGTTGAGCGCCCAACCGCGTTGCACGATCTCACCGTCAACCCGCACCCCGATATCGAGAGTCATCCGCTTTTCGACCCGGTAGTCGCGGTCGATGATGCGCTCGAGCACCTGGTCGATGGCCTCGGCTTCCGCTTCCGCCAGGAAACCGATGTGCCCGAGGTTCACCCCGACCACCGGAATCTCGGCATTGCGGGCCAGTTCCGCCGCCCGCAGGAAGGTGCCGTCGCCGCCGAGTACCAGCACCAGTTCGCAGCCGTCGGCCGCGTGCTGGTCGGGATCGACGACCGTGATGTCGACACCCAGTGCCCGCATGTGGTCCGGCGCCAGGTGCAGAGCACCGCGGTCGACGGCCTCGGCGGCAAGCACCCGCAAACCGATTCCGTTGTCGCCCAGCACTTTTTCCACGCGGGTCGCGGTATCGGTGGCTTCATCGCGGCCGGTGTGGATCACCAGCAGCACGGTCCGTTCACGTGTCACTGCGGCCCCTCGGCTACCGCACGACCGACGGCGGCGACGAGCGCGTCGCCCTCCAGCGGGTGATCAGTGGTGGTCCGCAAACGCAGGAAGTACTCAACGTTGCCGGACGGGCCGGGCAGCGGGCTGGCTGTGACGTCGACCGCGTGCCAGCCGAGTTCCGCGGCGCGCCGCGCCACCGTCAACACGGCATCGGCGCGCAGTTCGGGGTCGGAAACCACGCCACCGGCTCCGACTCGATCCTTGCCCACCTCGAACTGCGGCTTCACCATGGGAACGATATCGGCTTGGGCCGACGCGCATGCGGTCAGTGCCGGTAGGACGGTCGCCAGCGAGATGAAGGAAAGATCGGCCACCACCAGATCGACAGGTCCCCCGATGGCCTCGGCCGTCAGCTCCCGGACGTTCGTGCGCTCCATGACGATGACGCGTTCGTCGGACCGCAGCGACCAGGCCAACTGGCCGTACCCGACGTCGGCCGCGACGATTTCGCGGGCACCACGGTCGAGCAGCACCTCGGTGAATCCCCCGGTGGACGCTCCGGCATCCAGGCAGCGCCGGCCCTCGGGCGAGACCCCGAACGCGTCGAGGGCCCCGATCAGCTTGTGCGCACCACGGGATACCCAGCTGCGTTCGGCAGATTCGGCGACCAGGAGATTGGCCGCGGGAGTGACGGCCGTCGATGCCTTGGACGCCCGCATGCCGTCGATGGTCACGCGGCCGGCCTCGATCAGTTCAGCAGCCTGTTGACGAGACCGGGCCAGCCCCCGGCGGACGAGTTCAGCATCAACACGTGCGCGTCGCGTCACGTGCGATCAGCCCTTCTCGACCGATTCCAGGGCCCGGACCAGCAGATTGTGGGCGTGGTCCAGACCCGCCGCGACCGCCTCGAGATCCGGGGTCTCGTCACCTTCGCCGGACAGATCCGGCAGGTGGGACAGCAGGACCGCGATGTCTTCGCGGATCTGGTCAGGATCGGTACTCATAGCGATGTTCACGCTAGCGGATCGGCGGCGTCGAGCAGCGACCACCGATCCAATGCTGCACGTGCCGTGTCGTCGCCGGCCGCGATACGCGTCCGCCCATTGGGCGTGCCGGCCCACAGGGCGCCGGCCGTCGCCCGGACCACCGACAGCTCGTCATCGACGGACGCACCCGTGGCGTGCACGGTGACTCCGGCGCCGGACACCTCGACCCGCCACGCGGGGTGCGGCCCGACCCGCAGCACGTCTGCCGACGTGGTCAACGAGCGCAGATCAGGCGCCAGGTAGCCGGGACGCTCCGCGGGGATGGCATGCACCATGTCGGCGGCGCTGCTGACCCCGGTCAGCACCATCAGGCTCGGCAGACCGGCGGCATTCGCCCCCGCAATGTCGGTATCGAGCCGGTCCCCGACGACCAGCGGAGCCGCATACCGGCCGCGCGCCAGGGCGTCGTTCATCAGCGTCGGCTGGGGCTTACCGGCGACCTGCGGGACCTGTTCGGTGGCGGTCTGCAGAGCGGCGACCATCGAACCGTTCCCCGGCAGCAACCCGCGCTCCGACGGCAGCGTCTTGTCGCTGTTCGCCGCCACCCAAAGGCCACCTGCTCGGATGGTCAGCGCCGCCTCGGCGAGGTCGGCCCAACCGGTCTGCGGCGAATGGCCCTGCACGACCGCGACCGGACCGTCAGTGAACTGCCGCACCGGCCGCAGGCCGACATTGGCGACCTCGGCAGCCAGCGCATCCGTCCCGATGACCAGGACCTTTGCTCCCACGGGAAGCTGCAGCGCCAACAGGTGCGCCGCACTCTGGGCGCTGGTCACCACATCGTCGGCATGGGCGGAGAACCCGAGCGCGTCGAGGTGATCCGCCACCTCGACCGGGCTTCGTGACGCGTTGTTGGTGACGTAGAGCTTGCGCGCTGTCACCGCGGCAAGGGCGTCCACCGCTCCTTCCGTGGCCTCATGACCACGGAACACCGTGCCGTCGAGATCCAGGAGCAGACAGTCGTGCAGCTGAGCCAGCGTCGTCACGTCAGCCCAATTCGGCGACGCGGTCCTCGGCGTCCGTGACGCCTTCCAGATCCGCGGCCGCGGCATGCAGGAACCACTGGAGTGCGTCGTTGGTGCGGTCGAGGGCCAGCAGCGTCTCGGCATACACATAGAACAACCGCGCCGCGGTCTGTCCGGTCCGCGTGGAATCCAGCGGGGGGTTCTGCAGCAACGCGAGCGCCTGTGCCGGCTGACCGAGGTCGCAGCGCGCACCGGCGAGCACGATCTTCAGCTCGTCGGCGTCGTCACCGGTGAGCTGCTCGGCTTCGGGGCTGCGACCCAGTTCGATGGCGCGCTCCGGACGGCCGACCCCGCGCTCGCAGTCGGCGATGAGGGCCAACAGCGGTGACTTGCTTCCCATCCGGCGGGCGG includes these proteins:
- a CDS encoding NAD kinase — protein: MTRERTVLLVIHTGRDEATDTATRVEKVLGDNGIGLRVLAAEAVDRGALHLAPDHMRALGVDITVVDPDQHAADGCELVLVLGGDGTFLRAAELARNAEIPVVGVNLGHIGFLAEAEAEAIDQVLERIIDRDYRVEKRMTLDIGVRVDGEIVQRGWALNEASLEKSSRFGVLSVVLEVDGRPVSAFGCDGVLVSAPTGSTAYAFSAGGPILWPDLEAILVVPNNAHALFARPMVTSPDASIAIEVEAGNNDAMVFCDGRRQMVVPAGGRLEVTRCDVSLKWVRLDSAPFSDRLVRKFRLPVKGWRGQ
- a CDS encoding TlyA family RNA methyltransferase, with amino-acid sequence MTRRARVDAELVRRGLARSRQQAAELIEAGRVTIDGMRASKASTAVTPAANLLVAESAERSWVSRGAHKLIGALDAFGVSPEGRRCLDAGASTGGFTEVLLDRGAREIVAADVGYGQLAWSLRSDERVIVMERTNVRELTAEAIGGPVDLVVADLSFISLATVLPALTACASAQADIVPMVKPQFEVGKDRVGAGGVVSDPELRADAVLTVARRAAELGWHAVDVTASPLPGPSGNVEYFLRLRTTTDHPLEGDALVAAVGRAVAEGPQ
- a CDS encoding HAD-IIA family hydrolase produces the protein MTTLAQLHDCLLLDLDGTVFRGHEATEGAVDALAAVTARKLYVTNNASRSPVEVADHLDALGFSAHADDVVTSAQSAAHLLALQLPVGAKVLVIGTDALAAEVANVGLRPVRQFTDGPVAVVQGHSPQTGWADLAEAALTIRAGGLWVAANSDKTLPSERGLLPGNGSMVAALQTATEQVPQVAGKPQPTLMNDALARGRYAAPLVVGDRLDTDIAGANAAGLPSLMVLTGVSSAADMVHAIPAERPGYLAPDLRSLTTSADVLRVGPHPAWRVEVSGAGVTVHATGASVDDELSVVRATAGALWAGTPNGRTRIAAGDDTARAALDRWSLLDAADPLA